Proteins from one Flavobacterium sp. N2038 genomic window:
- a CDS encoding YfhO family protein, giving the protein MKIVNKFYPHALVVLGFILVSLIYFYPVLQGKQIFQSDIAQYTGMAKEQNDFRAAEKTEPYWTNSAFGGMPTYQLGANYPNDFIGKIDDVLRFLPRPADYLFLYFLGFYGLLLVLKTDPLKAFIGAIAFGFSTYLIIILGVGHNAKAHAIAYMPLVIAGFILVFQKKYIWGGLLTMFAVALEINANHFQMTYYLLIFLLILSGYFAFNFIKEKEYKPLLTSIGVLAVAGILALGANAGNLLATSEYAKYSIRDKSELTFNPDGSKNLTTAAMTTDYITEYSYGIAESLNLIAPRIFGGSSHENVGTDSRMYAFMVEQGVPSTQAEDFVSGMPTYWGDQPIVSAPAYIGVVVFFLAVLALFIDERKIKYVFLSGALFTLMLSWGKNFSLLTDFFIEYVPMYDKFRAVSSIQVILELCFPVLAVMGLQSFFKAKDEPKLQQKALIQTGVFGLGVLLILVFAKGFFHFTGMNDKAYLESYGPGFVDALKEDRMSLYSADLLRSGFFIVVTFGVLWLFIKNKFSQTTALIIVAVLMIFDLFFVDKKYVSAKDFVSPVQIAAPFQETPTDAQILKDTSVYRVFDPQGQLQGRSSYFHKTIGGYSAVRPRRMQQLYDYQISKGNLEVLNMLNVKYVIQTDKEGNEIPTINPEVNGNAWFVSSVKLVNKPDDVMKALDHIDTKKVAVFNVREHEGKFKSARMKKQWDTTGTIKVVEYKPNYIKYQSNNGKDGLAVFSEMYYKNGWNAYIDGQLTDHFPVDYVLRAMEVPGGKHTIEFKFEPQVIKTGGTITLISSIIMLLLLIGGIYFERKRTKIEK; this is encoded by the coding sequence TTGAAAATAGTAAATAAGTTTTATCCGCATGCCCTTGTAGTTTTGGGCTTTATTCTCGTATCATTAATTTATTTTTATCCTGTTCTGCAAGGAAAACAAATCTTTCAGTCCGATATTGCACAATATACGGGAATGGCAAAGGAGCAAAATGACTTCCGCGCAGCTGAAAAAACAGAACCATATTGGACCAATTCTGCTTTTGGTGGTATGCCAACCTACCAGTTAGGGGCAAATTATCCAAACGATTTTATTGGTAAAATTGATGATGTTCTACGTTTCTTACCGCGTCCTGCTGACTATTTATTTCTATACTTCTTAGGTTTTTATGGATTGTTACTGGTTTTAAAGACAGATCCTTTAAAAGCATTTATTGGTGCAATTGCCTTTGGTTTTTCTACCTATTTGATTATTATTCTGGGTGTTGGACATAATGCAAAAGCACATGCGATTGCTTATATGCCATTGGTTATTGCAGGTTTTATACTGGTTTTTCAGAAAAAGTATATTTGGGGAGGTTTGCTCACCATGTTTGCAGTTGCATTAGAAATTAATGCAAACCACTTTCAAATGACCTATTATTTATTGATTTTCTTATTGATTCTTTCCGGTTATTTTGCTTTCAATTTTATAAAAGAAAAAGAATATAAACCACTTTTAACTTCTATTGGAGTTTTGGCAGTAGCAGGAATTCTTGCTCTTGGTGCTAATGCGGGTAATTTATTGGCAACGAGCGAATATGCTAAATACAGTATCCGCGATAAAAGCGAGTTAACGTTTAATCCCGACGGATCAAAAAATCTGACAACCGCAGCCATGACAACAGACTACATTACAGAATATAGTTATGGAATAGCAGAAAGTTTAAATTTAATAGCTCCGAGAATTTTTGGAGGATCAAGCCATGAAAATGTAGGTACAGACAGTCGTATGTATGCTTTTATGGTAGAACAAGGAGTTCCGTCAACTCAGGCAGAAGATTTTGTTTCTGGTATGCCAACGTATTGGGGAGATCAGCCAATTGTTTCTGCACCGGCATATATTGGGGTTGTGGTTTTCTTTTTGGCAGTCTTGGCCTTGTTTATCGATGAAAGAAAAATTAAATATGTATTTCTTTCAGGAGCATTATTTACTTTAATGCTTTCATGGGGTAAAAACTTTTCGTTGCTAACAGATTTCTTTATTGAATATGTTCCTATGTACGATAAGTTTAGAGCCGTATCTTCTATTCAGGTGATATTAGAATTATGTTTCCCTGTACTTGCAGTTATGGGATTACAATCGTTTTTTAAAGCTAAAGATGAGCCTAAATTACAACAAAAAGCGTTGATACAAACAGGAGTTTTTGGACTTGGAGTTTTATTGATTTTAGTTTTTGCAAAAGGCTTCTTCCACTTTACAGGAATGAACGATAAAGCTTATTTAGAAAGTTATGGACCAGGTTTTGTCGATGCATTAAAAGAAGACAGAATGTCTTTATACTCTGCAGATTTACTTCGTTCCGGATTTTTTATCGTAGTGACTTTTGGAGTTCTATGGCTGTTTATCAAAAACAAATTCTCTCAGACAACTGCTTTAATTATTGTGGCTGTTTTAATGATTTTTGATTTATTCTTTGTAGATAAAAAATACGTTTCAGCAAAAGATTTTGTAAGCCCGGTTCAGATTGCTGCACCATTTCAGGAAACACCAACAGATGCTCAGATTTTAAAAGATACTTCGGTTTACCGTGTATTTGATCCGCAGGGACAATTGCAGGGAAGATCGTCTTATTTTCATAAAACCATTGGAGGTTACAGTGCTGTAAGACCTAGAAGAATGCAACAGTTGTATGATTATCAAATTAGTAAAGGTAATCTGGAAGTGCTCAATATGTTAAATGTTAAGTACGTAATACAAACAGATAAAGAAGGAAATGAAATTCCGACTATAAATCCTGAAGTAAACGGAAATGCTTGGTTTGTAAGTTCTGTAAAATTGGTTAATAAGCCAGATGATGTAATGAAAGCATTAGATCATATTGATACTAAAAAAGTGGCCGTTTTTAATGTTCGTGAGCATGAAGGTAAATTTAAAAGTGCCCGAATGAAAAAACAATGGGACACTACCGGAACGATTAAAGTAGTTGAATACAAGCCAAATTATATTAAATACCAATCAAATAACGGAAAAGATGGTTTAGCTGTATTTTCTGAGATGTACTATAAAAATGGCTGGAATGCTTATATCGACGGACAGTTGACAGATCATTTCCCTGTTGATTATGTGTTAAGAGCAATGGAAGTTCCGGGTGGAAAACATACTATTGAATTTAAATTTGAGCCTCAGGTAATTAAAACCGGTGGAACAATAACTTTAATAAGTTCAATTATAATGTTACTGCTTTTAATAGGTGGAATTTATTTTGAGAGAAAGAGAACAAAAATTGAAAAATAA
- a CDS encoding DUF4834 family protein, whose product MQEASFSGLLKTIMWVIAFYYIFKFLARIFLPVLVKKAVEKAGENFSRQQQYSQDNSWQNTRRNNDEIIINTANEKNPRETKKVGEYVDYEEID is encoded by the coding sequence ATGCAAGAAGCGTCATTTTCAGGTTTGCTAAAAACCATTATGTGGGTTATAGCTTTTTATTATATTTTTAAATTTTTGGCTAGAATTTTTTTACCGGTACTGGTTAAAAAAGCAGTTGAAAAGGCAGGAGAGAATTTTTCGAGACAACAACAATACAGCCAGGATAATTCATGGCAAAATACGCGTAGAAATAATGATGAAATAATTATTAATACGGCCAATGAAAAAAATCCTCGTGAAACCAAAAAAGTTGGTGAGTATGTTGATTACGAAGAAATAGATTAA
- a CDS encoding transporter: protein MLKIKNLLFTTLFFIPQLFFAQYTDVINSNRPGETMSAYAVGKSVIQAEFGVYGIKEKHDLLDYDASGFGTDLTLRYGAFLEKLEFIVDLQYQMENYDTPYTSYKKNNFRQTVLGAKYLIYDPYKNYKKEANIYSYKANRNFQWREFIPAVSVFAGANFVGADNPYYFSPDGAISPKISLITQNLFGGGSWVFVTNIIADYIGTDYPSYGYILTLTHGFNDHWSGFIENQGYKSDFYSDAIVRGGAAYLLSPNMQVDASISTNFKNTPSILYGGVGISWRYDGWYKEKQIEAKNRDRSKKNPENEKEIDYQEKERKRKAKYE from the coding sequence ATGTTGAAAATTAAAAACTTACTCTTTACCACTCTATTTTTTATTCCACAACTTTTCTTTGCACAATACACCGATGTGATTAATTCTAACCGTCCAGGCGAAACCATGTCTGCTTATGCCGTTGGAAAATCTGTAATTCAGGCCGAATTTGGCGTTTATGGCATCAAAGAAAAACATGATTTATTAGATTATGACGCCAGCGGTTTCGGAACCGATTTAACCCTGAGATATGGTGCTTTTCTTGAAAAATTGGAGTTTATAGTAGATCTTCAATATCAAATGGAGAATTATGATACTCCATATACCAGCTATAAAAAAAACAATTTCAGACAGACCGTTTTAGGAGCTAAATATCTTATTTACGATCCTTATAAAAACTATAAGAAAGAAGCTAACATTTATAGCTATAAAGCCAACCGTAATTTTCAATGGCGCGAATTTATTCCTGCTGTTTCTGTCTTTGCAGGAGCAAATTTTGTTGGAGCTGATAATCCGTATTATTTTTCTCCAGACGGAGCAATTTCTCCTAAGATTTCGTTGATTACCCAAAACTTGTTCGGAGGCGGATCCTGGGTTTTTGTAACCAACATTATTGCTGATTATATTGGTACTGATTACCCAAGTTACGGATATATATTAACTTTGACGCACGGATTTAACGACCATTGGTCTGGTTTTATTGAAAATCAGGGCTACAAAAGTGATTTTTACAGCGATGCAATTGTTCGTGGAGGTGCTGCTTACCTGCTTTCACCAAATATGCAGGTGGATGCTTCTATAAGTACTAACTTTAAAAATACGCCATCTATTTTATATGGCGGAGTTGGTATCTCATGGCGCTATGATGGCTGGTATAAGGAAAAACAAATTGAAGCTAAAAACAGAGACAGATCAAAAAAGAATCCTGAAAACGAAAAAGAAATTGACTATCAGGAAAAAGAAAGAAAGCGTAAAGCTAAATACGAATAA